Proteins found in one Drosophila innubila isolate TH190305 chromosome X, UK_Dinn_1.0, whole genome shotgun sequence genomic segment:
- the LOC117791674 gene encoding serine/threonine-protein phosphatase 4 regulatory subunit 2 isoform X2 — MVTMENSEEILQILERFTRLKQKEIPKELEDYLQYVAKTGDTMFKWSSLKYLFREKLLSVIKHFNEDSQRLEEIPNYPNVDPFNYETMKSSLLERLDLFNAAPFTVQRLCELLIDPRKQYSRIDKFMRALEKNILVVSTIDPGRKRTESENGDSLDSVGNGDLSLEVNIDIEMENENIFNNVDERNGCSEETNSGALKANCPRSDDAPVQPKAKKAKLDYDDNEQRDEANANANDNDDPDDEPIESKPEADQADADADVTDAAEATDAVDAAEEATEFPKSDETETDAVAVAEATEIEEPDDEEDSKAKKPFNGNNELKVSTETANDIPADAESDVVAEAVKDSSADSPAKKESTDAVDQATVDKQTKIIEKQELESSEKVEKPLTVELAEKKSDESASAAVEEKETTAELLKPEAADKSEKQATATATPEKAATESTAAEPKATTEKDADDVVSTAEVDAKTDTELEANSKADINETNTEKTEIKADVEPAKETADAAVVSVAATSSAAEKKEDQTKTAVAEAAAPAESVADVAPVDDAAAPVTASAPAPAEGAAPAVPIETDEVATPQSPPPTVAAGAAATVATAAPTDADVGNFVASATPTLALNDQPMEDTPAEEEENTRTSPSAAVEEVVMAESGAAGGAGDMATDEVAKDEPAAMEVDDTSQEVMDQ, encoded by the exons ATGGTGACCATGGAGAACAGCGAGGagattttacaaattttggaGCGTTTCACGCGTCTCAAGCAGAAGGAGATACCCAAGGAGCTGGAGGATTATTTGCAATATGTGGCCAAAACTGGTGACACCATGTTCAAATGGTCCAGCCTCAAGTATCTGTTCCGTGAGAAGCTGCTCAGTGTAATCAAGCACTTTAATGAGGACTCTCAGCGTCTCGAGG AAATCCCCAACTATCCAAATGTGGATCCATTCAACTATGAGACAATGAAGTCATCGCTTTTGGAGCGTCTCGATCTATTCAATGCGGCACCTTTCACCGTGCAGCGTCTCTGCGAGCTTCTCATCGATCCTCGCAAGCAATATTCACGCATTGACAAGTTTATGCGCGCTCTTGAGAAGAATATATTGG TGGTCAGCACTATCGATCCGGGACGCAAGCGGACTGAGAGCGAGAACGGTGATTCATTGGATTCTGTGGGCAATGGAGATCTCTCGCTGGAGGTTAACATCGATATCGAAATGGAGAAtgagaatatttttaacaatgtgGATGAACGCAACGGTTGCAGTGAGGAGACCAACAGTGGTGCCCTCAAAGCCAACTGTCCACGCTCTGACGATGCTCCTGTGCAGCCAAAGGCCAAGAAGGCCAAGCTCGATTACGATGACAACGAGCAACGCGATGAGGCCAACGCCAATgccaatgataatgatgatccGGACGATGAGCCCATCGAGAGTAAACCAGAGGCAGATcaagctgatgctgatgcagATGTTACTGATGCAGCTGAAGCAACAGATGCTGTGGATGCCGCCGAAGAGGCAACTGAATTCCCAAAGTCGGACGAAACTGAGACTGacgccgttgccgttgccgagGCAACTGAGATTGAGGAGCCCGATGATGAGGAGGATTCGAAGGCCAAGAAACCATTCAATGGCAATAATGAGCTCAAGGTGTCGACTGAGACAGCCAACGACATTCCAGCAGATGCCGAATCTGATGTGGTTGCAGAAGCAGTTAAAGATTCATCTGCTGATAGTCCAGCTAAGAAAGAATCAACTGATGCAGTTGATCAGGCCACAGTCGATAAGCAGACAAAGATCATTGAGAAACAGGAGCTGGAATCATCTGAGAAAGTGGAGAAGCCATTAACAGTTGAGCTGGCTGAGAAGAAATCCGATGAATCGGCTTCAGCTGCTGTCGAGGAAAAGGAGACTACAGCTGAACTGCTGAAACCGGAAGCAGCTGATAAGTCAGAGaaacaggcaacagcaacagcaacgccaGAGAAAGCTGCAACCGAGTCAACAGCTGCTGAGCCAAAGGCCACAACAGAAAAGGATGCGGATGATGTGGTGTCCACTGCTGAAGTTGATGCCAAGACTGACACTGAATTGGAGGCCAATTCGAAAGCAGACATCAATGAGACCAACACTGAAAAGACTGAGATTAAGGCCGACGTCGAGCCGGCCAAGGAAACTGCAGATGCTGcagttgtttctgttgctgccacgTCGTCAGCTGCAGAGAAGAAGGAGGATCAGACCAAGACTGCCGTGGCTGAAGCTGCTGCTCCAGCAGAATCAGTTGCCGATGTGGCTCCTGTTGATGATGCAGCTGCTCCTGTCACTGCTTCTGCTCCCGCTCCAGCTGAAGGGGCTGCCCCTGCTGTGCCCATTGAGACCGATGAGGTGGCCACGCCGCAGTCACCACCACCGACTGTCGCCGCCGGCGccgcagcaactgttgcaactgccGCGCCGACTGACGCGGATGTGGGTAATTTTGTAGCTAGTGCAACGCCCACATTGGCATTGAATGACCAGCCCATGGAGGATACACCTgccgaggaggaggagaataCACGGACCTCGCCATCGGCAGCCGTGGAGGAGGTTGTCATGGCTGAGAGTGGAGCTGCTGGCGGTGCTGGGGATATGGCCACCGATGAGGTTGCCAAAGATGAGCCAGCTGCCATGGAGGTGGATGATACCAGCCAGGAGGTGATGGATCAAtag
- the LOC117791674 gene encoding serine/threonine-protein phosphatase 4 regulatory subunit 2 isoform X1, with translation MVTMENSEEILQILERFTRLKQKEIPKELEDYLQYVAKTGDTMFKWSSLKYLFREKLLSVIKHFNEDSQRLEVEIPNYPNVDPFNYETMKSSLLERLDLFNAAPFTVQRLCELLIDPRKQYSRIDKFMRALEKNILVVSTIDPGRKRTESENGDSLDSVGNGDLSLEVNIDIEMENENIFNNVDERNGCSEETNSGALKANCPRSDDAPVQPKAKKAKLDYDDNEQRDEANANANDNDDPDDEPIESKPEADQADADADVTDAAEATDAVDAAEEATEFPKSDETETDAVAVAEATEIEEPDDEEDSKAKKPFNGNNELKVSTETANDIPADAESDVVAEAVKDSSADSPAKKESTDAVDQATVDKQTKIIEKQELESSEKVEKPLTVELAEKKSDESASAAVEEKETTAELLKPEAADKSEKQATATATPEKAATESTAAEPKATTEKDADDVVSTAEVDAKTDTELEANSKADINETNTEKTEIKADVEPAKETADAAVVSVAATSSAAEKKEDQTKTAVAEAAAPAESVADVAPVDDAAAPVTASAPAPAEGAAPAVPIETDEVATPQSPPPTVAAGAAATVATAAPTDADVGNFVASATPTLALNDQPMEDTPAEEEENTRTSPSAAVEEVVMAESGAAGGAGDMATDEVAKDEPAAMEVDDTSQEVMDQ, from the exons ATGGTGACCATGGAGAACAGCGAGGagattttacaaattttggaGCGTTTCACGCGTCTCAAGCAGAAGGAGATACCCAAGGAGCTGGAGGATTATTTGCAATATGTGGCCAAAACTGGTGACACCATGTTCAAATGGTCCAGCCTCAAGTATCTGTTCCGTGAGAAGCTGCTCAGTGTAATCAAGCACTTTAATGAGGACTCTCAGCGTCTCGAGG TAGAAATCCCCAACTATCCAAATGTGGATCCATTCAACTATGAGACAATGAAGTCATCGCTTTTGGAGCGTCTCGATCTATTCAATGCGGCACCTTTCACCGTGCAGCGTCTCTGCGAGCTTCTCATCGATCCTCGCAAGCAATATTCACGCATTGACAAGTTTATGCGCGCTCTTGAGAAGAATATATTGG TGGTCAGCACTATCGATCCGGGACGCAAGCGGACTGAGAGCGAGAACGGTGATTCATTGGATTCTGTGGGCAATGGAGATCTCTCGCTGGAGGTTAACATCGATATCGAAATGGAGAAtgagaatatttttaacaatgtgGATGAACGCAACGGTTGCAGTGAGGAGACCAACAGTGGTGCCCTCAAAGCCAACTGTCCACGCTCTGACGATGCTCCTGTGCAGCCAAAGGCCAAGAAGGCCAAGCTCGATTACGATGACAACGAGCAACGCGATGAGGCCAACGCCAATgccaatgataatgatgatccGGACGATGAGCCCATCGAGAGTAAACCAGAGGCAGATcaagctgatgctgatgcagATGTTACTGATGCAGCTGAAGCAACAGATGCTGTGGATGCCGCCGAAGAGGCAACTGAATTCCCAAAGTCGGACGAAACTGAGACTGacgccgttgccgttgccgagGCAACTGAGATTGAGGAGCCCGATGATGAGGAGGATTCGAAGGCCAAGAAACCATTCAATGGCAATAATGAGCTCAAGGTGTCGACTGAGACAGCCAACGACATTCCAGCAGATGCCGAATCTGATGTGGTTGCAGAAGCAGTTAAAGATTCATCTGCTGATAGTCCAGCTAAGAAAGAATCAACTGATGCAGTTGATCAGGCCACAGTCGATAAGCAGACAAAGATCATTGAGAAACAGGAGCTGGAATCATCTGAGAAAGTGGAGAAGCCATTAACAGTTGAGCTGGCTGAGAAGAAATCCGATGAATCGGCTTCAGCTGCTGTCGAGGAAAAGGAGACTACAGCTGAACTGCTGAAACCGGAAGCAGCTGATAAGTCAGAGaaacaggcaacagcaacagcaacgccaGAGAAAGCTGCAACCGAGTCAACAGCTGCTGAGCCAAAGGCCACAACAGAAAAGGATGCGGATGATGTGGTGTCCACTGCTGAAGTTGATGCCAAGACTGACACTGAATTGGAGGCCAATTCGAAAGCAGACATCAATGAGACCAACACTGAAAAGACTGAGATTAAGGCCGACGTCGAGCCGGCCAAGGAAACTGCAGATGCTGcagttgtttctgttgctgccacgTCGTCAGCTGCAGAGAAGAAGGAGGATCAGACCAAGACTGCCGTGGCTGAAGCTGCTGCTCCAGCAGAATCAGTTGCCGATGTGGCTCCTGTTGATGATGCAGCTGCTCCTGTCACTGCTTCTGCTCCCGCTCCAGCTGAAGGGGCTGCCCCTGCTGTGCCCATTGAGACCGATGAGGTGGCCACGCCGCAGTCACCACCACCGACTGTCGCCGCCGGCGccgcagcaactgttgcaactgccGCGCCGACTGACGCGGATGTGGGTAATTTTGTAGCTAGTGCAACGCCCACATTGGCATTGAATGACCAGCCCATGGAGGATACACCTgccgaggaggaggagaataCACGGACCTCGCCATCGGCAGCCGTGGAGGAGGTTGTCATGGCTGAGAGTGGAGCTGCTGGCGGTGCTGGGGATATGGCCACCGATGAGGTTGCCAAAGATGAGCCAGCTGCCATGGAGGTGGATGATACCAGCCAGGAGGTGATGGATCAAtag
- the LOC117793552 gene encoding transcription factor grauzone isoform X1 encodes MICRLCLRNINSNHAVYLFETDDTLAESKLLKMIAKFLQLEIMPDDNISTNICHECCEHLEDFNNFWQLVEQKQGTLKKEFLNVDVDCVALKWTGGIDVDVSIDELPLVADEMDEKPLDIHNLSLLGSVLDVNVDSVEVAPSQQSSHRKELMPLNAAGHDSDPDEKPIIDDSSDHSAGNFPSSSSSSSDDDNDDDDEVPLVKLQHKLKPKRKVRAPRRKQRTLTLAQELDQLLEESNVDNGNKVRRKKVTNTNTHTPTDSQKDELEAAMERRPKGCSRAQLSKRYEEAIASYMSADCDLCDFSAKYLSQLKVHFLEVHQQDAYLKCCNKVFNRPSKLMDHIRKHINPKLFTCSICNKSLNSQDYLATHIETVHNKVAKIGKVLNYPCSKCERTFSSERRLANHVMKHDTDQLEHSCQICEKRFANVHRLRRHIQSIHEDLHPHVCDTCGKKFKFKPSFERHLLEHQGVVSPAMECPVCGVWLKNEHSLRLHRFTHDSTNTVCPHCSKTCSSRTALRAHVEYAHKLTTSLQCTYCEKSFKQQRNLDEHMAIHTGLQLYNCPHCPKECRSRSNMYVHIKQRHADEWLKAKMARSHNPQFKPHA; translated from the exons ATGATCTGTCGCTTGTGTTTAAGAAACATAAACTCAAACCATGCAGTCTACCTGTTTGAAACCGACGATACACTAGCCGAATCCAAGTTGCTCAAAATGATAGCAAAGTTCCTCCAACTCGAA ATAATGCCGGATGATAACATCTCGACAAACATTTGCCACGAGTGCTGTGAGCATTTGGAGGACTTCAACAATTTCTGGCAGCTGGTGGAACAAAAACAGGGCACACTCAAAAAGGAATTCCTCAACGTGGACGTCGACTGTGTAGCCCTGAAATGGACAGGCGGCATCGATGTGGACGTCAGCATCGACGAGCTGCCGCTGGTGGCCGATGAGATGGACGAGAAGCCACTGGACATACACAATCTCAGCCTGCTTGGCAGCGTACTCGATGTCAATGTGGACAGTGTCGAGGTGGCGCCTTCACAGCAATCATCGCATCGCAAGGAACTGATGCCACTGAACGCAGCTGGACATGATTCTGATCCGGATGAGAAGCCCATAATCGATGACAGCAGTGATCACAGTGCGGGCAACTtcccctcctcctcctcctcatcctccgacgatgataatgatgatgatg ATGAAGTGCCCCTGGTGAAGCTGCAGCACAAACTGAAACCGAAGCGAAAAGTTCGCGCCCCGCGTCGCAAGCAACGCACCTTGACCCTGGCCCAGGAGCTGGATCAGCTGCTCGAGGAGAGCAACGTGGACAACGGCAATAAAGTGCGGCGCAAGAAAgtaacaaacacaaatacacacacgccAACCGATTCACAGAAGGATGAACTGGAGGCGGCAATGGAACGGCGTCCGAAGGGCTGTTCCCGTGCCCAACTTTCGAAACGCTACGAGGAGGCGATTGCCAGTTACATGAGTGCCGACTGTGATCTGTGCGACTTCAGTGCCAAGTACCTGTCCCAGCTGAAAGTCCACTTTCTTGAGGTGCATCAACAGGACGCGTATCTCAAGTGCTGCAACAAGGTCTTCAATCGACCCTCCAAGCTAATGGATCACATACGCAAGCACATCAATCCCAAGCTCTTCAC GTGCTCCATCTGCAACAAATCGTTGAACTCGCAGGACTATCTGGCCACGCATATAGAAACGGTGCACAATAAGGTTGCCAAGATTGGCAAGGTGTTGAATTATCCGTGCTCCAAGTGCGAGCGTACCTTTAGCAGCGAGCGTCGTCTGGCCAATCATGTGATGAAGCATGACACGGATCAATTGGAGCACAGTTGTCAGATTTGTGAAaagag ATTTGCCAATGTGCATCGACTGAGACGGCACATTCAATCCATACACGAGGATCTGCATCCACATGTCTGCGATACTTGTGGcaaaaagtttaagtttaagcCCTCGTTTGAACGTCATCTGCTGGAGCACCAAGGTGTCGTCTCACCTGCCATGGAGTGTCCCGTCTGCGGTGTGTGGCTGAAGAATGAGCACAGTCTGCGATTGCATCGCTTTACCCATGATAGCACCAATACCGTCTGTCCGCATTGCTCCAAGACGTGCAGTTCCCGTACCGCGTTGCGTGCCCACGTTGAATATGCCCACAAATTGACGACGAGTCTACAGTGCACGTATTGTGAGAAGAGCTTCAAGCAGCAGCGTAATCTGGATGAGCACATGGCCATACATACCGGATTGCAGCTATACAATTGTCCGCATTGTCCCAAGGAATGTCGTTCCCGTTCCAACATGTATGTGCACATCAAGCAACGACATGCAGATGAATGGCTCAAGGCCAAGATGGCCCGATCCCATAACCCACAATTCAAGCCACATGCCTAG
- the LOC117793552 gene encoding transcription factor grauzone isoform X2, with protein sequence MICRLCLRNINSNHAVYLFETDDTLAESKLLKMIAKFLQLEIMPDDNISTNICHECCEHLEDFNNFWQLVEQKQGTLKKEFLNVDVDCVALKWTGGIDVDVSIDELPLVADEMDEKPLDIHNLSLLGSVLDVNVDSVEVAPSQQSSHRKELMPLNAAGHDSDPDEKPIIDDSSDHSAGNFPSSSSSSSDDDNDDDVPLVKLQHKLKPKRKVRAPRRKQRTLTLAQELDQLLEESNVDNGNKVRRKKVTNTNTHTPTDSQKDELEAAMERRPKGCSRAQLSKRYEEAIASYMSADCDLCDFSAKYLSQLKVHFLEVHQQDAYLKCCNKVFNRPSKLMDHIRKHINPKLFTCSICNKSLNSQDYLATHIETVHNKVAKIGKVLNYPCSKCERTFSSERRLANHVMKHDTDQLEHSCQICEKRFANVHRLRRHIQSIHEDLHPHVCDTCGKKFKFKPSFERHLLEHQGVVSPAMECPVCGVWLKNEHSLRLHRFTHDSTNTVCPHCSKTCSSRTALRAHVEYAHKLTTSLQCTYCEKSFKQQRNLDEHMAIHTGLQLYNCPHCPKECRSRSNMYVHIKQRHADEWLKAKMARSHNPQFKPHA encoded by the exons ATGATCTGTCGCTTGTGTTTAAGAAACATAAACTCAAACCATGCAGTCTACCTGTTTGAAACCGACGATACACTAGCCGAATCCAAGTTGCTCAAAATGATAGCAAAGTTCCTCCAACTCGAA ATAATGCCGGATGATAACATCTCGACAAACATTTGCCACGAGTGCTGTGAGCATTTGGAGGACTTCAACAATTTCTGGCAGCTGGTGGAACAAAAACAGGGCACACTCAAAAAGGAATTCCTCAACGTGGACGTCGACTGTGTAGCCCTGAAATGGACAGGCGGCATCGATGTGGACGTCAGCATCGACGAGCTGCCGCTGGTGGCCGATGAGATGGACGAGAAGCCACTGGACATACACAATCTCAGCCTGCTTGGCAGCGTACTCGATGTCAATGTGGACAGTGTCGAGGTGGCGCCTTCACAGCAATCATCGCATCGCAAGGAACTGATGCCACTGAACGCAGCTGGACATGATTCTGATCCGGATGAGAAGCCCATAATCGATGACAGCAGTGATCACAGTGCGGGCAACTtcccctcctcctcctcctcatcctccgacgatgataatgatgatgatg TGCCCCTGGTGAAGCTGCAGCACAAACTGAAACCGAAGCGAAAAGTTCGCGCCCCGCGTCGCAAGCAACGCACCTTGACCCTGGCCCAGGAGCTGGATCAGCTGCTCGAGGAGAGCAACGTGGACAACGGCAATAAAGTGCGGCGCAAGAAAgtaacaaacacaaatacacacacgccAACCGATTCACAGAAGGATGAACTGGAGGCGGCAATGGAACGGCGTCCGAAGGGCTGTTCCCGTGCCCAACTTTCGAAACGCTACGAGGAGGCGATTGCCAGTTACATGAGTGCCGACTGTGATCTGTGCGACTTCAGTGCCAAGTACCTGTCCCAGCTGAAAGTCCACTTTCTTGAGGTGCATCAACAGGACGCGTATCTCAAGTGCTGCAACAAGGTCTTCAATCGACCCTCCAAGCTAATGGATCACATACGCAAGCACATCAATCCCAAGCTCTTCAC GTGCTCCATCTGCAACAAATCGTTGAACTCGCAGGACTATCTGGCCACGCATATAGAAACGGTGCACAATAAGGTTGCCAAGATTGGCAAGGTGTTGAATTATCCGTGCTCCAAGTGCGAGCGTACCTTTAGCAGCGAGCGTCGTCTGGCCAATCATGTGATGAAGCATGACACGGATCAATTGGAGCACAGTTGTCAGATTTGTGAAaagag ATTTGCCAATGTGCATCGACTGAGACGGCACATTCAATCCATACACGAGGATCTGCATCCACATGTCTGCGATACTTGTGGcaaaaagtttaagtttaagcCCTCGTTTGAACGTCATCTGCTGGAGCACCAAGGTGTCGTCTCACCTGCCATGGAGTGTCCCGTCTGCGGTGTGTGGCTGAAGAATGAGCACAGTCTGCGATTGCATCGCTTTACCCATGATAGCACCAATACCGTCTGTCCGCATTGCTCCAAGACGTGCAGTTCCCGTACCGCGTTGCGTGCCCACGTTGAATATGCCCACAAATTGACGACGAGTCTACAGTGCACGTATTGTGAGAAGAGCTTCAAGCAGCAGCGTAATCTGGATGAGCACATGGCCATACATACCGGATTGCAGCTATACAATTGTCCGCATTGTCCCAAGGAATGTCGTTCCCGTTCCAACATGTATGTGCACATCAAGCAACGACATGCAGATGAATGGCTCAAGGCCAAGATGGCCCGATCCCATAACCCACAATTCAAGCCACATGCCTAG
- the LOC117793553 gene encoding dnaJ protein homolog 1 → MGKDFYKTLGICRNAKDDEIRKAYRKLALKYHPDKNKTKEAGERFKEVAEAYEVLSDKKKRDIYDQYGEDGLQHGIPDHQSDSSSSRRTYQFHGDPRATFAQFFGSFEPRDIFGEAFDMDFDNSPRGKQECRLEQDPPIEHELYVSLEDINSGCSKKMQISRIRIVGHSLPRKETKMLSIEIKPGWKSGTKVTFSREGDESPNRIPADIVFIIRDKPHPLFKRDGSDIHFTARISLKQALCGATIDVPTLQGETHVFKSNGEIITPHTVKKFKDRGLPYSKNPSQRGSLCLKFDIEFPDKLPHRLVASLEELLPNC, encoded by the coding sequence ATGGGCAAGGATTTTTACAAGACTCTTGGCATCTGTCGCAATGCCAAAGACGACGAGATTCGAAAAGCGTACCGGAAATTGGCGTTGAAATATCACCCGGACAAAAACAAGACTAAAGAAGCTGGAGAACGTTTCAAAGAGGTCGCTGAAGCCTACGAGGTGCTCTCGGATAAAAAGAAACGCGACATATACGATCAGTACGGCGAAGATGGGCTTCAGCACGGCATACCCGATCATCAAAGCGATTCCAGCAGCTCACGACGAACATATCAATTCCATGGCGATCCCCGAGCAACATTCGCCCAATTCTTTGGCTCCTTTGAACCGCGAGATATATTTGGCGAAGCCTTTGACATGGATTTTGACAACAGTCCGCGGGGAAAGCAGGAATGCCGGCTGGAACAGGATCCCCCCATAGAGCACGAGCTCTATGTCTCCCTCGAGGACATAAACAGTGGATGCAGcaagaaaatgcaaatatcaCGTATACGAATCGTCGGCCACAGTCTGCCACGCAAGGAGACAAAGATGCTCAGCATTGAGATAAAACCCGGCTGGAAATCGGGAACAAAGGTAACATTCAGCAGAGAGGGCGACGAGTCGCCCAATCGCATCCCGGCGGACATAGTGTTCATCATACGGGACAAGCCGCATCCGTTGTTCAAGCGCGATGGCAGCGACATCCATTTCACTGCTCGCATCTCATTGAAGCAGGCGCTTTGTGGCGCCACTATTGACGTGCCCACGCTCCAGGGTGAAACACACGTCTTCAAGAGCAACGGCGAGATAATTACACCGCATACTGTGAAGAAATTCAAAGATCGTGGTCTGCCCTATTCAAAGAATCCATCACAACGAGGTTCACTTTGTCTCAAATTTGATATTGAATTCCCTGACAAGTTACCTCATCGCCTGGTCGCATCCTTGGAGGAGCTATTGCCCAACTGTTGA